In Longibacter salinarum, a single window of DNA contains:
- a CDS encoding efflux RND transporter periplasmic adaptor subunit translates to MITGRNSTWLVAALLLGASIIGGCGSPDDTDERSRGGRWGGDREGKTPSVEAVQARFGALPLRERMSGTVYARNQVQIYPEISGRVVSVNVENGDRVERGQALLRLESDTYEQRVKQARASLRIARANATSAEATMNELQSQLKRAERLAENQFQSEQQLESLRAQVLGAEADLEQARGQVEQAEATLEERQADLRRTVVRAPISGSVGQRDVQVGQRVGPDTRVYTMGDLNTVRVEVGVTDRMVGRIQPGQTAQITAPSLGDTLISAEVTRISPFISNESFSAEAEIEVPNDGGLLRAGMFVKVDVLYGESQDATIVPLAALYEDPTTGSRGVFVAPTLGTEVPIPSADSYDEDEPPALSAPTPTTFKQVEILAEGQQTAGVRGIEPGDWVVTVGQNLLSTSTDERVDARVRAMPWSRLIALQRLQDTDLLNRIMKRQREAARQKFDTASTEGDSAPDSTDTSARSPMPAATPSAPDSSQLVLTSN, encoded by the coding sequence ATGATCACCGGACGAAATTCTACATGGCTCGTCGCCGCCCTCCTCCTCGGCGCCAGCATAATCGGCGGATGTGGTTCGCCCGACGATACTGATGAGCGTTCCCGTGGTGGTCGCTGGGGCGGAGATCGAGAAGGTAAAACGCCATCCGTAGAAGCCGTCCAGGCGCGGTTTGGCGCGCTCCCTCTCCGGGAACGCATGAGCGGGACGGTGTATGCCCGAAATCAGGTTCAAATCTATCCGGAGATCAGCGGTCGCGTCGTTTCCGTGAATGTAGAAAACGGAGACCGCGTGGAGAGGGGACAGGCCCTGCTCCGTCTCGAATCGGACACATACGAGCAGCGTGTCAAGCAGGCCAGGGCCAGTCTGCGCATCGCCCGTGCGAACGCGACGTCGGCCGAAGCGACCATGAATGAACTCCAGTCGCAACTGAAACGCGCTGAGCGCCTTGCGGAAAACCAGTTCCAGAGCGAACAGCAACTTGAATCGCTTCGCGCTCAAGTTCTGGGAGCGGAGGCTGATCTTGAACAAGCGCGCGGACAGGTCGAGCAAGCAGAGGCAACACTCGAAGAGCGCCAGGCTGATCTTCGCCGTACCGTCGTGCGCGCTCCAATTAGCGGCTCCGTTGGCCAGCGCGATGTTCAGGTCGGGCAACGCGTCGGCCCGGATACGCGCGTTTACACCATGGGTGATCTCAACACCGTCCGCGTGGAGGTTGGCGTTACGGATCGCATGGTCGGGCGAATCCAGCCGGGCCAGACGGCACAGATCACCGCTCCATCTCTCGGCGACACACTGATTTCAGCCGAAGTCACCCGCATCTCTCCGTTCATCTCAAACGAGAGCTTCAGCGCAGAAGCGGAGATCGAAGTCCCGAATGACGGCGGCCTCCTTCGCGCTGGCATGTTTGTCAAAGTCGACGTGCTGTACGGGGAAAGCCAGGACGCTACAATCGTCCCGCTCGCTGCCCTGTATGAAGATCCGACAACCGGATCCCGCGGGGTGTTCGTTGCGCCGACGCTCGGCACGGAAGTCCCCATTCCGTCCGCTGACTCTTACGATGAGGACGAGCCTCCTGCTCTATCGGCCCCGACGCCAACAACCTTTAAGCAAGTAGAGATTCTCGCGGAAGGCCAGCAGACCGCCGGTGTTCGCGGCATCGAGCCAGGCGACTGGGTGGTTACGGTCGGACAAAACTTGCTGAGTACGAGCACGGATGAGCGCGTCGATGCCCGCGTCCGTGCAATGCCATGGTCGCGCCTCATCGCTCTGCAGCGACTTCAGGATACGGACCTCCTCAATCGAATCATGAAGCGACAGCGGGAAGCGGCCCGACAGAAGTTCGACACAGCATCGACCGAGGGC
- a CDS encoding sensor histidine kinase has product MNRRFFRQSFRHEWGVIFGAWGLFLALLIVRSMLDADRSEPVFQSGQAMAWFFEYFAWALVTPVVFWLCLHLGRNGRWKPWQRVAAHFVAGLTVIVLMDVYTDLLRQYVFELRNPVDTIMASLKNSMDDVLSLRVLWEFMLYVTILSIGFARAYYMRLQDRRLQATELRADLTEARLQALRMQINPHFLFNTLNAVAGLVERDPKGVRTMVARLSALLRHTLDSSGRDEVTLSREMDVLSDYLAIMHVRFSDRLRVKTDIDDDVRAALVPDLILQPLVENAIKHGISRRETPGEVRISARRTGPYLRLTVEDDGDGSGDTLMGDGIPDTSSGIGLKNVRERLERLYGEDHRISLRPTTAGGLAAQIWLPFHEEPVEVPETGERIFDSLPSD; this is encoded by the coding sequence ATGAATCGTCGTTTCTTTCGTCAGTCCTTCCGACACGAGTGGGGCGTCATCTTCGGCGCCTGGGGCCTTTTCCTCGCTCTTCTCATCGTGCGGTCCATGCTCGACGCCGACCGGTCGGAGCCGGTTTTCCAGTCCGGACAGGCGATGGCCTGGTTCTTCGAGTACTTCGCCTGGGCTTTGGTCACACCGGTCGTTTTCTGGTTGTGTCTCCACCTTGGGCGCAATGGACGATGGAAACCGTGGCAGCGTGTCGCGGCTCACTTCGTAGCAGGATTGACGGTGATCGTCCTGATGGATGTCTACACTGATCTACTCCGGCAGTATGTTTTCGAACTTCGGAATCCTGTGGATACGATCATGGCATCCCTGAAGAACTCCATGGACGATGTTCTGAGTCTCCGGGTTCTGTGGGAGTTTATGCTGTACGTGACGATTCTTTCGATCGGTTTTGCGCGGGCTTACTACATGCGCCTTCAGGATCGACGTTTGCAGGCGACGGAGCTACGGGCGGATTTGACGGAGGCTCGCCTCCAGGCCCTCCGAATGCAAATCAATCCGCACTTTCTGTTCAACACACTGAACGCAGTCGCGGGCCTCGTTGAGCGGGACCCGAAAGGCGTTCGTACGATGGTCGCTAGGCTAAGCGCTCTGCTTCGGCATACGCTCGACAGTTCAGGCCGGGATGAAGTGACGCTCTCCCGCGAAATGGATGTGCTCAGTGATTATCTGGCGATCATGCATGTCCGGTTCTCGGACCGTCTTCGAGTAAAGACCGATATCGACGACGATGTGCGTGCGGCGCTCGTCCCGGACCTCATCCTGCAGCCACTCGTCGAAAACGCCATCAAGCACGGAATCAGTCGTCGGGAAACGCCCGGAGAAGTGCGGATCTCGGCTCGACGGACCGGACCCTATCTCCGACTCACTGTTGAAGACGACGGGGATGGATCGGGAGATACGTTAATGGGCGATGGGATCCCGGATACATCGAGCGGGATCGGCCTAAAGAACGTACGCGAGCGTCTGGAGCGACTGTACGGCGAGGATCACCGGATCAGTCTTCGTCCGACAACCGCGGGTGGTCTTGCCGCGCAGATCTGGCTTCCGTTTCACGAGGAACCTGTGGAGGTGCCCGAAACGGGCGAACGTATTTTCGATTCGCTACCATCCGATTAG
- a CDS encoding LytR/AlgR family response regulator transcription factor: MSSQNLRVVIADDERPARQRLLDLTDERDDVNVVATCSTGREAVSAIEDHDPDVVLLDVQMPGLTGFDVVQAVGAEAMPLTIFITAYDQHALKAFDVAAIDYLLKPFEDQRFHEALDRARRHIHLEAVDAARDRLLDLLDATGKLAGEEMTEMSGTGEPRQSGDGYLERIPVRKAKEIRIVPSATVAYVKSDGPYAELHTADGSKHLIRESMKSLEQQLDPSQFCRIHRSTIINLDFVESVEPNYNDRYVVRLVTGERLDVSRRRRDTFEDRFGLSF, from the coding sequence ATGTCATCCCAAAATCTCCGCGTCGTCATCGCCGACGACGAACGACCTGCGCGCCAGCGTCTTCTTGATCTGACCGACGAACGCGATGACGTCAATGTTGTAGCAACGTGTAGCACCGGCCGCGAAGCCGTTTCTGCAATCGAAGACCACGATCCGGATGTGGTTCTGCTTGACGTGCAGATGCCCGGCCTGACCGGGTTTGATGTCGTGCAAGCCGTCGGTGCAGAAGCAATGCCCCTGACGATCTTCATCACGGCCTACGATCAGCATGCGTTGAAGGCGTTCGACGTAGCAGCGATCGACTATCTGCTGAAGCCATTCGAGGATCAGCGTTTTCACGAAGCGCTGGATCGTGCTCGGAGGCACATCCATCTGGAAGCGGTGGACGCCGCGCGAGATCGACTTCTTGACCTACTCGATGCCACGGGGAAGCTGGCGGGAGAGGAGATGACGGAGATGTCCGGCACCGGTGAGCCAAGGCAAAGTGGTGACGGGTATCTGGAGCGTATTCCCGTTCGGAAGGCCAAAGAGATTCGCATTGTACCATCCGCCACCGTCGCGTACGTGAAGTCCGACGGCCCGTACGCAGAGCTCCATACGGCAGACGGATCGAAGCACCTCATTCGGGAGAGCATGAAGTCGCTGGAGCAGCAGCTCGATCCCTCGCAATTTTGCCGGATCCATCGGTCAACGATTATCAATCTCGACTTCGTCGAGTCGGTGGAGCCGAACTATAACGATCGATACGTCGTGCGCCTCGTAACCGGAGAGCGTCTGGATGTGAGTCGTCGTCGCCGGGATACATTCGAGGACCGTTTTGGTCTCTCGTTTTGA
- a CDS encoding IMPACT family protein: MSDTYLTIAGPARAELKREGSKFIAEAQPVTSRENADAWFASVREREHTATHHCTAFRAGREGDVFHYNDDGEPSGTAGPPILRQIDGHDLTNTAVVVTRYYGGTKLGTGGLIRAYGDAAKRVLDAAEIVEKVVRVPVRVRFAYEDTSPASRVLDQFDLDIVDRDYSDVTEIVAGVRESDVDRFIQAFVNGLGDRGTVVSTGIDEKRDEG; this comes from the coding sequence GTGTCCGACACGTATCTCACCATCGCTGGGCCGGCACGCGCCGAACTGAAGCGCGAGGGGTCGAAATTTATCGCGGAGGCGCAGCCCGTGACAAGCCGTGAGAATGCTGACGCGTGGTTTGCATCAGTGAGGGAGCGCGAGCACACGGCAACGCATCATTGCACGGCGTTCCGCGCCGGTCGAGAGGGCGATGTTTTTCACTACAACGACGACGGTGAGCCCAGCGGCACCGCGGGCCCCCCGATCCTTCGGCAGATTGATGGGCATGACCTGACGAACACGGCGGTCGTCGTGACGCGCTACTATGGTGGCACAAAGCTCGGCACGGGCGGACTCATTCGTGCCTATGGCGATGCGGCTAAGCGCGTCCTCGACGCGGCGGAAATCGTCGAGAAAGTGGTTCGGGTCCCCGTTCGGGTTCGGTTTGCGTACGAAGATACGTCGCCCGCGTCGCGCGTGCTGGATCAGTTCGATCTCGACATCGTGGATCGGGACTATTCCGATGTCACCGAGATCGTAGCGGGGGTTCGCGAGTCTGACGTCGACCGTTTCATTCAGGCGTTCGTCAACGGGCTCGGAGACCGCGGGACCGTCGTCTCGACAGGAATCGATGAGAAGCGAGACGAGGGTTGA
- the dapB gene encoding 4-hydroxy-tetrahydrodipicolinate reductase, which yields MQIALVGTGQMGQAVDALAESQGHQVVDRFDGDRPLVSTDPDHITADVAIDFSLPKVALDHLRWYCENGLPAVVGTTGWYDDLPRVRNWVEENGASVLYAPNFSIGVAVLRRAVQSVGPLLNRLPDYDAFVHEMHHTKKVDSPSGTAQMLGELLIEQLDRKTHVDGEAQHDQIDASALHVSSTRAGSVFGEHTVGFDSPYDRISLEHRAKSRHGFAFGALQAADWLQGRSGLFTLDDVLDDWIGELN from the coding sequence ATGCAAATCGCCCTCGTAGGTACCGGGCAAATGGGACAGGCTGTCGATGCTCTCGCAGAGAGCCAGGGTCACCAGGTGGTGGACCGTTTTGACGGAGATCGCCCCCTCGTTTCCACCGATCCAGACCACATCACGGCGGATGTTGCCATCGATTTCTCGCTGCCGAAGGTCGCGCTGGACCATCTCCGGTGGTACTGCGAAAACGGTCTTCCGGCTGTCGTCGGTACGACAGGTTGGTACGACGATCTGCCCCGCGTGCGCAACTGGGTCGAGGAGAATGGCGCATCCGTTCTGTACGCGCCGAACTTCTCGATTGGAGTCGCCGTGCTACGTCGCGCGGTGCAATCGGTGGGTCCGCTTCTCAATCGGCTCCCGGACTATGATGCGTTCGTGCACGAAATGCATCACACCAAGAAGGTCGATAGTCCCAGCGGCACCGCGCAGATGCTGGGCGAGCTTTTGATTGAACAGCTCGATCGTAAGACCCACGTCGACGGTGAGGCACAGCACGATCAGATTGACGCATCGGCGTTGCACGTAAGCTCGACGCGAGCTGGATCTGTCTTTGGCGAGCACACGGTTGGGTTCGATAGTCCATACGACCGGATCTCCCTCGAACACCGGGCGAAGAGTCGTCACGGGTTTGCCTTCGGCGCGTTGCAGGCAGCGGATTGGCTTCAGGGACGATCCGGCTTATTCACGCTTGACGACGTTCTCGACGACTGGATCGGCGAGCTAAACTGA
- the dapA gene encoding 4-hydroxy-tetrahydrodipicolinate synthase — protein MSEMLFRGVAPALVTPFTAADELDLDAFKRLIDAQIEGGVSGLVVLGTTGENPTITHEERRTLVETAVEQTAGRVPVIIGTGTNNTKESITFSQEAMEAGADGLLVVGPYYNKPSQAGFSAHVKAIAEATHAPIIIYNVPGRTSFNISAETTLALAQSIEEVVGVKEASGDLAQISDILAGRPDGFAVYAGDDEMSLPICALGGDGCVSVISNAEPEAFCSLVDASLEDDIEAARRQHLNLLPAMRACFYETNPVPVKAVLAADGMMTPHVRLPLTAAGESSEVYRRIMTAFGRN, from the coding sequence ATGTCTGAGATGCTTTTCCGCGGAGTTGCTCCTGCACTTGTCACGCCATTTACAGCGGCCGATGAGCTGGATCTCGACGCCTTCAAACGGCTGATCGACGCGCAAATCGAAGGCGGGGTGTCGGGCCTCGTCGTTTTGGGTACGACAGGAGAGAACCCGACCATTACGCACGAGGAACGCCGCACGCTGGTGGAGACGGCGGTCGAGCAGACGGCCGGACGTGTGCCCGTCATCATCGGAACGGGGACGAACAATACAAAAGAAAGCATCACGTTCTCGCAAGAGGCAATGGAGGCGGGCGCCGACGGACTCCTCGTCGTCGGACCGTACTACAACAAGCCGTCTCAGGCGGGTTTCTCGGCCCACGTCAAAGCGATCGCAGAGGCGACACACGCCCCGATCATTATCTACAACGTGCCGGGACGAACGAGCTTCAACATCAGTGCCGAGACCACGCTGGCTCTCGCGCAATCCATCGAGGAGGTCGTCGGCGTGAAAGAAGCGTCCGGCGATCTCGCGCAGATCAGCGACATCCTCGCGGGCCGTCCCGATGGATTTGCCGTCTATGCAGGAGACGACGAAATGTCGCTGCCGATCTGTGCTCTCGGAGGGGACGGTTGCGTTTCCGTGATCAGCAACGCAGAGCCCGAGGCGTTCTGTTCGTTGGTCGATGCGTCGCTGGAGGACGACATCGAGGCGGCTCGACGTCAGCACCTCAACTTGCTACCTGCGATGCGAGCCTGTTTCTACGAGACGAATCCCGTTCCGGTGAAGGCTGTATTGGCGGCCGACGGGATGATGACGCCGCATGTACGTCTTCCCCTGACAGCCGCCGGCGAAAGCAGCGAGGTGTATCGGCGCATTATGACTGCGTTCGGCCGGAACTGA
- the mreD gene encoding rod shape-determining protein MreD produces MPTRVRHLLFGAATVLTQWLVLGRLTVWGAYPDVVLLFIAWFSLRTSRRQGAIAGFSLGLVLDAIYGTWGIHAFVKTVIGFLLGFFAVDERDTITIQPTQAFMGGLVIALVHNGLLIAFLALQTDTANDFLVLSLWFGSALYTACIAGLLNLFG; encoded by the coding sequence GTGCCCACCCGCGTTCGTCACCTCCTCTTCGGTGCAGCAACTGTCCTCACACAATGGCTCGTTCTTGGACGCCTCACGGTCTGGGGCGCCTATCCTGATGTCGTCCTCCTCTTCATCGCCTGGTTCTCACTTCGAACGAGCCGGCGGCAAGGCGCCATCGCTGGGTTCAGTCTCGGATTAGTGCTCGATGCAATCTACGGCACATGGGGCATCCACGCGTTCGTAAAAACGGTCATCGGGTTCCTGCTCGGCTTCTTCGCTGTCGATGAGCGAGACACCATAACTATTCAGCCCACCCAAGCATTCATGGGCGGGCTGGTGATCGCACTGGTTCACAACGGCCTTCTAATCGCGTTTCTCGCTCTGCAGACGGATACCGCGAACGACTTTCTGGTGCTCAGCCTGTGGTTCGGCTCAGCCCTGTACACCGCCTGCATCGCAGGTCTCCTAAACCTGTTCGGATAA
- the dacB gene encoding D-alanyl-D-alanine carboxypeptidase/D-alanyl-D-alanine endopeptidase: protein MPRLSRTVRTTVIGLVLMLLLGTAVVWSSGSIDARFSTLFPTIAPDAQSAPAPSALAAADASPAPTPSPVPASPPGPLAAEIDQLLERWQADRAFWGISVINLKTGDPIYQRNAGHAFLPASNQKIITTATALDVLGPTYRYETALRFSGETEGNVMRGDLILDGSGDPTFGSSEVRGEDPLRAWAERLANMGVKRIEGRLIGDDNRFDDRPYPEGWDVDYITKQAGRYMGTSAGGLSYKDNVVSVRIAASRPGARPNVRIRPDGAVSLQNESLTSRRWRGSTLQVDRLFDSNKLVMTGSVARSYRGTVSVPVSNPTTFALNSFVTYLRDAGIETALTVHDIDDLDDRAPNAEALFVHLSPPLSEIVAVINKQSNNFYAEQVFRTYGWGGSTRGASRRTDAFLRRADIDTDLVRVYDGSGLSRKDLATPGAMVQLLRHMNDHSARDVFRSSLAGAGENNTTLEHRLRRAPVFAKTGSLRYVRALSGYALRPDGTPIAFSIFANNYTGPSYQITRTIDDVVRAVTLK from the coding sequence ATGCCTCGTCTCTCCCGAACCGTTCGCACGACAGTGATCGGTCTCGTGCTCATGCTTCTTCTCGGCACAGCCGTCGTCTGGTCCTCCGGATCAATCGACGCACGCTTTAGCACTCTTTTCCCAACGATCGCGCCGGATGCTCAATCTGCACCAGCACCATCAGCGCTAGCGGCAGCAGACGCATCCCCCGCGCCGACACCATCTCCCGTGCCTGCCTCGCCTCCCGGCCCACTCGCCGCAGAAATCGATCAACTTCTCGAGCGGTGGCAGGCCGACCGCGCGTTCTGGGGAATTTCTGTGATCAACCTCAAGACGGGCGACCCTATCTATCAGCGAAACGCAGGCCATGCGTTTCTGCCTGCCTCGAACCAGAAAATTATTACCACGGCAACGGCTCTCGATGTGCTCGGGCCAACGTATCGTTACGAAACTGCGCTCCGGTTCTCGGGGGAAACGGAGGGAAATGTGATGCGCGGCGACCTGATTCTGGATGGCTCGGGAGATCCAACGTTCGGTTCGTCCGAGGTACGCGGTGAGGATCCACTGCGGGCGTGGGCCGAGCGACTCGCCAACATGGGCGTGAAACGCATCGAGGGCCGCCTGATCGGAGACGACAATCGGTTCGATGACCGTCCGTACCCCGAAGGATGGGACGTCGACTATATCACGAAGCAGGCGGGCCGCTACATGGGGACGAGCGCTGGCGGGCTGTCCTACAAAGATAATGTCGTGTCCGTACGCATTGCGGCATCACGCCCTGGCGCTCGACCAAACGTCCGAATCCGCCCGGACGGCGCGGTCAGCCTACAGAACGAGTCGCTGACCAGCCGGCGGTGGCGCGGGAGCACGCTCCAGGTGGACCGGCTCTTCGACAGCAACAAACTCGTCATGACCGGCTCCGTCGCGCGGTCGTATCGCGGCACGGTCAGCGTTCCAGTGAGCAACCCGACGACGTTTGCACTGAACAGCTTCGTCACGTACCTTCGCGACGCGGGGATCGAAACCGCTCTGACCGTTCACGACATCGACGATCTCGATGATCGCGCCCCCAACGCCGAAGCGCTCTTCGTCCATCTGTCGCCACCGCTGTCTGAGATTGTCGCGGTGATCAACAAGCAGAGCAATAACTTTTACGCCGAGCAGGTCTTCCGTACGTATGGGTGGGGCGGCTCCACGCGGGGCGCCTCGCGTCGAACGGACGCGTTCCTCCGGCGGGCCGACATCGATACCGACCTGGTGCGCGTCTATGACGGATCCGGACTGTCGCGGAAGGACCTTGCGACCCCGGGCGCGATGGTTCAGTTGCTTCGTCACATGAACGATCACAGTGCACGCGATGTCTTCCGGTCATCTCTAGCCGGCGCTGGCGAGAACAACACGACCCTCGAGCATCGCCTGCGTCGAGCTCCAGTGTTTGCCAAAACCGGCTCGCTGAGATACGTCCGAGCCTTGAGCGGCTATGCGCTGCGACCAGACGGGACGCCGATCGCATTTTCGATTTTTGCAAACAACTACACGGGACCATCCTATCAGATCACCCGAACCATTGATGACGTGGTCCGCGCGGTGACGCTGAAGTAG
- a CDS encoding DUF3098 domain-containing protein, with product MPQSRTRRPTSLVFEKRNYALLAIGVALIAIGFALMRLENEFLGTISLYVAPLMIIAGYAEVIYAILWRSDESKEQIRKAREAQVRAEREAEEKKTKTDAKVSV from the coding sequence ATGCCGCAATCCCGTACCCGTCGTCCGACGTCACTCGTTTTTGAAAAACGGAATTATGCGCTGCTGGCGATCGGGGTCGCACTCATCGCTATCGGCTTTGCCCTGATGCGGTTGGAGAATGAGTTTCTCGGGACGATCTCGCTCTACGTCGCTCCGCTGATGATTATTGCGGGGTATGCGGAAGTGATCTACGCCATTCTGTGGCGCAGTGACGAGTCCAAAGAGCAGATCCGAAAAGCCCGTGAGGCGCAAGTCCGAGCGGAGCGCGAAGCCGAGGAGAAGAAAACGAAGACCGACGCGAAGGTCTCCGTTTAG
- the ndk gene encoding nucleoside-diphosphate kinase: MAHERTLAILKPDCVRKDLIGEVLRRIQEAGFSVCALKMVNMTKAEAEGFYAVHEGKPFFDELTDFMSSGPCVPVVLEKDNAIADFRELIGATNPEEADDGTIRSDFADSIGENIVHGSDSVENGLKEAGYFFPEHEIVANKA, translated from the coding sequence ATGGCTCACGAACGTACGCTCGCCATCCTCAAGCCCGACTGTGTCCGCAAGGATCTCATCGGTGAAGTGCTTCGTCGCATCCAGGAAGCTGGATTTTCCGTGTGCGCTCTGAAAATGGTCAACATGACCAAGGCAGAGGCGGAAGGATTCTACGCCGTCCACGAAGGCAAACCCTTCTTCGACGAACTGACCGACTTCATGTCAAGTGGACCGTGCGTGCCGGTCGTTCTGGAAAAGGACAACGCGATTGCTGACTTCCGGGAGCTCATCGGGGCAACGAATCCGGAGGAAGCCGACGACGGCACGATCCGGAGCGACTTTGCAGACTCGATCGGCGAAAACATTGTGCACGGCTCCGACTCCGTGGAGAATGGCCTCAAAGAAGCCGGCTACTTCTTCCCCGAGCACGAGATCGTGGCAAACAAAGCGTAA
- a CDS encoding DUF4097 family beta strand repeat-containing protein encodes MRTLSRFVLALLFFAAVASTVHAQDAERMVSDTVPLDANGTVSVDNHDGEIRITTWDRSEVSYEARIVHDEQDNIDQTKIRVQSSNGRVSIESDFDDVENDGFWGGRSVPDVYYTLRVPRTASVEIDDHGSDLTIEGLQGDVDVDKHDGEIVLSDIDGDVEIDTHDSPIRLSNIAGAVEIDTHDGSVEATGLQGPFEVDTHDGKIDAAFTSLNDGVEIDSHDARVILRLPAEAAFTLRTDMGDDARIDVEPEMNVESRDEGDLRATVNGGGPEIYVSSHDGSVTIRNQ; translated from the coding sequence ATGCGCACGCTGTCACGCTTCGTTCTCGCCCTCCTCTTCTTCGCCGCTGTCGCGTCCACCGTCCACGCGCAAGATGCCGAGCGGATGGTCTCCGACACCGTTCCGCTTGATGCGAACGGCACCGTTTCTGTCGATAACCACGATGGCGAGATTCGCATCACGACGTGGGATCGCTCAGAGGTGAGTTATGAGGCCCGCATCGTTCACGATGAACAGGACAATATTGATCAGACAAAAATCCGAGTTCAGTCGTCGAATGGTCGCGTATCGATTGAGAGCGACTTCGATGACGTCGAAAACGATGGGTTCTGGGGAGGTCGCTCTGTGCCCGACGTGTACTACACGCTTCGCGTCCCACGCACAGCCTCGGTTGAAATCGATGACCACGGGTCCGACCTCACGATCGAGGGCCTACAGGGCGACGTAGACGTAGACAAGCACGATGGGGAGATTGTCCTGTCGGATATCGATGGCGACGTCGAGATTGATACGCACGATAGCCCGATTCGTCTGTCGAACATCGCCGGGGCGGTCGAGATCGATACACACGATGGATCCGTGGAGGCGACGGGACTGCAGGGCCCGTTCGAGGTGGATACGCATGACGGAAAAATCGACGCCGCGTTCACGTCACTGAATGACGGAGTCGAGATCGATAGCCATGACGCTCGCGTCATACTCCGCCTCCCTGCAGAAGCGGCGTTCACCCTCCGGACGGATATGGGTGATGACGCTCGGATCGATGTGGAGCCGGAAATGAACGTCGAATCACGCGATGAAGGCGACCTTCGAGCCACGGTGAACGGTGGTGGACCCGAGATTTACGTGTCGTCCCACGACGGGTCGGTGACGATCAGAAACCAGTAG
- the lipA gene encoding lipoyl synthase, with the protein MSETRQTAPTQAPKKPGDVQLKTAEKEPLASTGDGDPGFLELPVVENTNRNKRGRRPDWLRVKLPQGQEFKKVRSLVDEYDLHTVCESANCPNMGECWSAGTATFMILGNVCTRSCGFCAIKTGRPDEGLDWDEPRRVAEAAEKMGVQHAVITSVNRDERQDGGAPIFAETIRRIHDLGATVEVLTPDFRGIRDACQTVFDARPDIFNHNMETVPRLYRRVRPQADYQRSLDVLHWAKNEDLRTKSGIMVGLGETEEEVVDLMKDFVEIGLDVMTIGQYMQPTQMHLPVEEWVHPDTFKWYKEVGEDLGIEHVESSPLTRSSYHAEKHV; encoded by the coding sequence ATGTCCGAGACACGCCAGACCGCGCCGACGCAGGCGCCCAAAAAGCCGGGTGACGTTCAGCTCAAGACTGCTGAAAAAGAACCGTTGGCATCAACGGGCGACGGAGACCCCGGTTTCTTGGAGCTGCCGGTTGTTGAGAATACAAATCGCAACAAACGAGGCCGCCGTCCCGACTGGCTCCGCGTCAAACTTCCGCAGGGCCAGGAGTTCAAAAAGGTTCGCAGCCTCGTCGACGAATATGATCTCCATACCGTATGCGAAAGCGCCAACTGCCCGAACATGGGCGAGTGCTGGAGTGCCGGTACGGCGACGTTCATGATTCTCGGTAACGTCTGCACGCGCTCGTGCGGTTTCTGTGCGATCAAAACCGGCCGACCGGATGAGGGTCTCGACTGGGACGAGCCCCGTCGCGTCGCCGAGGCGGCAGAAAAGATGGGCGTTCAGCACGCCGTCATCACCAGCGTGAACCGTGACGAACGCCAGGATGGTGGCGCACCGATCTTCGCTGAAACGATCCGTCGCATCCACGACCTTGGCGCCACAGTGGAGGTCCTAACGCCGGACTTCCGCGGTATCCGCGACGCCTGTCAGACGGTGTTCGACGCACGGCCAGACATCTTCAACCACAACATGGAGACGGTCCCACGCCTCTACCGCCGCGTGCGACCGCAGGCAGACTACCAGCGCTCCCTCGACGTTCTGCACTGGGCTAAGAATGAAGACCTTCGGACGAAGAGCGGCATCATGGTCGGGCTCGGGGAAACCGAGGAGGAAGTCGTCGACTTGATGAAGGACTTCGTCGAGATCGGCCTCGACGTGATGACCATCGGGCAGTACATGCAGCCGACGCAGATGCACCTTCCCGTCGAAGAGTGGGTCCACCCTGATACCTTTAAATGGTACAAGGAGGTCGGTGAGGACCTTGGCATCGAACACGTCGAGTCGAGCCCGCTGACCCGATCCTCGTATCACGCCGAGAAGCACGTGTAG